GTTTAGCTGCAGGGTATAACCTTGCTCGTCACGCGCAATGCTCAACACTTCGCTGCGCAGGCGCATCGTCACGCGGCCCTTTTCGCATTCCGCCACCAGCATATCGACAATTTGCTGGGCGGAGTCGTCGCAGAACAGCTGGCCCAGGGTTTTCTCGTGCCAGGCGATGCCGTGCTTGCCCACCATGTCGATAAAGTCCCACTGGGTGTAGCGTGCCAGCGCAGATTTGCAGAAATGTGGGTTCTGGCTCAGATACGCGGCGGGTTCGACATAAAGGTTGGTAAAGTTGCAGCGCCCACCGCCGGACATCAGGATTTTACGGCCCGGTTTTTTCCCATTATCAATCAGCAATACGCGGCTGCCCGCCTGCCCGGCTACCGCCGCACAAAACATTCCCGCTGCACCCGCACCTATAATAATGGCATCAAACTTTTCCACGACCGACTCCCGACTATGCTTAAGGCAACGGATTGTAAAGACCTGAGGCTGGTCGCACCAGCTTTAAGGTGAATAACAAATGCAGGTGATTGATAAACAAAATGTAAATCATTCCACCTGAGCGCCAGATGGCGACTAAAATCAAAAAAAGTCCAGATTTCACTTTGCCGCGGTGGAGGTTGTCTTACATAATGCGCCGCGTTCATGTCCTCAAAATGGCGTAACGTCTATGCTACATTTGTTTGCCGGCCTGGATCTTCACACCGGGCTTTTACTTTTGCTTGCTCTGGCATTTGTGCTGTTCTACGAAGCCATTAATGGTTTCCACGATACGGCTAACGCAGTAGCAACGGTAATTTATACCCGCGCTATGCGATCGCAACTTGCGGTGGCAATGGCTGCGTTATTTAACTTCTTCGGCGTTCTGCTCGGTGGGCTGAGCGTAGCCTATGCCATTGTGCATATGCTGCCTACAGATCTGCTGTTAAACGTAGGGTCTTCTCATGGTCTCGCCATGGTGTTCTCTATGTTACTGGCCGCTATTATCTGGAACCTCGGCACCTGGTATTTTGGTCTGCCGGCCTCCAGCTCCCATACGCTTATCGGTGCCATCATCGGTATCGGTTTGACCAACGCGCTGCTGACCGGCACCTCGGTTGTCGACGCGCTGAATATCCCGAAAGTGATGGGGATCTTCGCTTCCTTAATTCTGTCCCCGATTGTCGGGCTGGTGATTGCCGGTGGGTTGATTTTCCTGCTGCGCCGTTACTGGAGCAACACCAAGAAAAAGCAGCGTATTCACCTGACGCCTGCGGAACGTGAAAAGCAAGACGGCAAGAAAAAGCCGCCTTTCTGGACGCGTATCGCGCTGATTCTGTCCGCTATCGGCGTGAGCTTCTCTCACGGTGCTAACGACGGTCAGAAAGGCATCGGTCTGATTATGCTGGTACTGATTGGCGTCGCACCGGCAGGCTTCGTGGTGAACATGAATGCCTCCGGCTACGAAATCACCCGTACCCGTGACGCAGTGAACAACGTCGAAACTTACTTCCAGCAGCATCCCGACCTGCTGCAGAAAGCGACCGGATCCGAACAGTTAATCCCTTCTCCGGAAGCGGGCGCGACTGAACCGGCTCAGTTCCACTGCCACCCGGCTAACGCGATCACCGCTCTGGACCGCGCGAAGCTGATGCTGACCGACATCGAAAGCTACGACAAGCTCAGCATCGAGCAGCGTAGCCAGCTGCGTCGCATCATGCTGTGCATTTCCGACACTACCGATAAAGTGGCGAAGCTGCCGGAAGTGAACGCGGATGACCAGCGCCTGCTGAAGAAACTGAAAGGCGATATGCTTAGCACCATCGAGTACGCGCCTGTCTGGATTATTCTGGCCGTTGCACTGGCCCTGGGTATCGGGACAATGATCGGCTGGCGCCGCGTGGCGACCACCATCGGTGAGAAAATCGGTAAGAAAGGCATGACTTATGCGCAAGGGATGTCCGCGCAGATGACCGCCGCTGTTTCTATCGGTCTGGCAAGCTACACCGGGATGCCGGTTTCCACCACCCACGTACTCTCTTCCTCCGTGGCAGGGACAATGATCGTGGACGGCGGTGGCCTGCAGCGTAAGACGGTAACCAATATCCTGATGGCATGGATATTCACCCTACCGGCTTCGATTCTGCTCTCCGGCGGGCTGTACTGGATTGCGCTGCGCTTCGTGTAAGCGGCAGCCAAAGAAAAAGCGGGTCAGGAAACTGGCCCGCTTTTTTTATACTTGTCCATAATGCAGCCCTACAAACTAGTGCCAGATAATTAATCCAATCAGGCTAATCACCACCAGACCACACAGCGAACTCGTCAGAATAAACTGCCGACGCAGGCGCTCACAGCGGCGAATAAACTCCTCATCGTGATGATCGACATAGCGCTGGCCGTAGATGTAACGCACCAGCCTGACCTGCTTGCTGGGTTGACCATGTGAGGTGAAAAAACCGCCGCCATCAACGTATTGATACAGCAGTGGATCGCACCCGCGCAGCACCACCAGTAACGCGCGCAATGAAGAGTAATAGCGCGCCATATTCACGACACAAACTACACAAAGCGCCCAGAACAGCGCGACGGTGCTGATCATGTACCCCTCCCGGCGAAGCCCTCGAAGCCTTTGCTTCGGGACAACCGCTCTCCCCGAAAACCCTGTCAGACAATCCTGCAACGAATAACCGATACAGGTCACAGCATTCTTCCCGCCCGGCTCATTTAATAGTGTAGGAGATCCCTTAATTTTTTTACCACCACGTTAATCTTTATCAAAGTGGTCTGATTCATTTTTCGCTTGAATGAGTTTGAGGGATAGCGCATTGTCGGGCTGAATAGCTCGTTATAAGATAGAAATACCATCTACAATTTAAGTCTTTAGATCGGGTGACCGTAGCTCATGCCGCTGCGGTTTAAAAGATGACGGCGAGAGTCATCGATAACTTATGGAAGGAGTAACATTATGGCTTACAAACACATTCTGATCGCAGTTGACCTCTCCCCTGAGAGTAAAGTCCTGGTAGAAAAAGCCGTCTCCATGGCTCGACCTTACAACGCGAAAGTTTCCCTGATTCATGTCGATGTGAATTACTCCGATCTGTATACCGGGCTGATTGACGTCAATCTGGGCGATATGCAGAAACGCATTTCCGAAGAAACTCACCACGCGCTCACCGAGCTGTCCACCGGCGCGGGTTATCCTATCACCGAAACGCTGAGCGGCAGCGGCGACCTGGGCCAGGTGCTGGTAGACGCGATTAAAAAATACGATATGGATTTAGTGGTTTGTGGGCATCACCAGGATTTCTGGAGCAAGCTGATGTCCTCTGCACGCCAGCTGATCAATACCGTGCATGTGGATATGCTGATTGTTCCGCTGCGTGATGAAGAAGACGAGTAAGATTTTCCCCTCACCCTAACCCTCTCCCCATAGGGGAGAGGGGACTGGATAGCGATTGATATTGGCCCTTTCTCTCTGGTGTCTCTTAATCACATTTTAGTTTCAAAGCCTTCCGGGAGAACTCTTTAGCCCTTAACCGTTCTGCTCACCCGTAAATCTGTTTTCCATATAAGTTTCCAGTACGGTGAACGTGGCGGTGAGACTTGCAGCGCCTGTGGCGTTCAGCGTGGCTGTGGATTTAAAGCCAGGCACGGCTCCGGCTTAAATCGCCTCCGTTTTCTCTCCGACTGGCCAGGGTCCGGACGTTGGGAACGGCCGGAGGCTGAGAGCGTCGGGAACGCATCTCAGCCGACCCAGGACTGGGAGATAAAACGGAGGTCTGCCGCTTCAGCGGTCGATTTATTTCGCCGGGAGTCCGGGGTCTCGGGGGAGTGACGGTGACTCCCCCGAGCCGTTCACCTGTTCGGGGATAACATATGACTCTGGGCTGGAAGTGAACGGAATATTAGCCCGCCCAGCATAATCGTGGATATTTTTGACGAAGAGGCAACGTCTTCCCGGGGAGCGCAGTCGGAGTAGCGGCTATTCCGGCGTCCCGGCGTAAATATCAAACCGATGCCCCTTGGTCACCACCGCATTCTGCGTGGCGACTTCGGCCAGCGGGGGAGCATAATCCGGGCGCTTCACTACCACCCTTTTCTTAGCCAGCGCTCTGGCCGGAGCCAATAATCCGTCCGCATCTTCATCCGGCCCCACCAAAGACTGGAAGACACGCATCTCTTTCTTCACCAGCGCGCTCTTCTGCTTATGGGGGAACATCGGATCGAGATACACCACATCCGGCCTCGGCGTAATATCGCTGAGCGCCGTCAGGCTTGAGGCATGAATGAGCTGTAATCGCTCCTGCAGCCAGCCGCCGATTTCCGGATCTTCGTAGCCACGGCGCAGGCCGTCATCAAGTAACGCGGCAACCACCGGATTGCGCTCCAGCATCCGCACGCGGCAGCCTACGGAGGCCAGCACGAAGGCGTCCCGCCCCAGCCCGGCCGTCGCGTCGACAACGTCCGGGAGATAGCTGCCTTTAACGCCCACAGCTTTCGCCACCGCTTCACCACGTCCGCCGCCAAACTTACGGCGGTGCGCCATCGCGCCGGAGACAAAATCCACGAAGATGCCGCCCAATTTGGGCTCGTCGCGTTTGCGCAGCTCCAGCCTTTCAGGGGTTAATACCAGCGCCATCAGCGCCTCTGCATCATGTTCAAGCTGCCAGCGGCTGCTCAAAACAGATAAGGCGCCGGAGTCGGCGCCTGCTTCAGTCAGTAAACAGATTTTCACGTCGTGGCTTAGCCCTGAATACCGTAATGATCCAGCATCGCGTCCAGCTGCGGCTCGCGCCCGCGGAAGCGTTTGAACAGCTCCATCGGCTCTTCCGAACCACCACGGGTCAGGATATTGTCGAGGAAAGACTGGCCAGTTTCACGGTTGAAAATGCCCTCTTCTTCGAAGCGAGAGAACGCATCTGCCGCCAGCACGTCGGCCCACAGGTAACTGTAGTAGCCCGCCGCATAGCCGCCGGCAAAAATGTGGCTGAAAGCGTGTGGGAACCGGCCCCAGCTCGGCCCTGGCACCACGGCAACCTGCTTCTTAATGTCAGCCAGCGTTTGCAGCACTTTCGCCCCCTGCTCAGGGTTGAATTCCGCGTGCAGGCGGAAGTCGAACAGGCCGAACTCCAGCTGGCGAAGGATAAACAACGCCGCCTGGTAGTTTTTCGCCGCCAGCATTTTTTCCAGCAGCTCAACGGGCAGAGATTCACCGGTTTCATAGTGGCCGGAGATAAACGCCAGCGCTTCCGGCTCCCAGCACCAGTTTTCCATAAACTGGCTCGGTAGCTCGACCGCATCCCAGGGCACGCCGTTGATGCCGGACACGCCCGCGGTTTCGATTTTGGTCAGCATATGGTGCAGACCGTGGCCGAACTCATGGAACAGGGTGATCACTTCGTCATGGGTAAACAGCGCTGGTTTGCCGTTCACCGGACGGTTGAAGTTACAGGTCAGATAGGCCACCGGCTTTTGCAGCGAACCGTCGGCACGGCGCATTTTGCCCACGCAGTCATCCATCCACGCCCCGCCGCGTTTATGCTCGCGAGCGTATAGATCGAGGTAGAAGCTGCCGCGCAGCTCACCCTGATCGTCATACAGCTCGAAGAAGCGCACGTCCGGGTGCCAGACGTCGATATCTTTCCGCTCTTTGGCGGTAATGCCGTAGATGCGTTTCACGACTTCAAACAGGCCGTTCACCGCCCGCTCTTCCGGGAAGTACGGGCGCAGTTGCTCGTCGCTGATGCTGTAGAGATGCTGTTTCTGTTTTTCGCTGTACCAGGTGATGTCCCACGGCTCCAGCTCTTCCACGCCGTAATGCTCTTTTGCATAGGCGCGCAGCTGGGCCAGCTCGGCTTCACCCTGCGGGCGAGCACGTTTGGCCAGGTCGGACAGGAACTCCAGCACCTGCTGTGGGTTTTCCGCCATTTTGGTAGCGAGGGATTTTTCCGCATAGTTGCCAAAGCCCAGCAGCTGAGCCAGCTCGTGGCGCAGCGCCAGAATCTCTTCCATCACCGGGGTGTTATCCCACTTCCCGGCGTTCGGCCCCTGGTCAGAAGCACGCGTTGAATACGCGCGGTACATTTCTTCGCGCAGGGCGCGGTTGTCACAGTAGGTCAGCACCGGCAGATAGCTTGGAATATCCAGCGTCAGCAGCCAGCCGGCCTGCTCTTTGGCTTCCGCCTGAGCGCGCGCTGCGGCTAAGGCGCTTTCCGGCATCCCGGCAAGCTCGGCTTCATCGGTAATCAGCTTGCTCCAGCCCATGGTGGCATCGAGCACGTTGTTGCTGTAGGTAGACCCCAGCTCGGACAGGCGAGCGGAGATCTCACCGTAGCGCTGCTGTTTGTCTTTTGGCAGACCAATCCCGGACAGCTCGAAGTCACGCAGGGCGTTATCCACCGCTTTCTTCTCGGCGATGCTCAGGCTGGCGTAGTTCGCACCGTCACGCAGGTCGCGGTAAGCGTTATACAACCCTTCGTGCTGGCCAACCCAGGTGCTGTATTCGGACAGCAGCGGCAGCGTTTGCTCATAGGCTTCGCGCAGCTCAGGGCTGTTTTGTACCGAGTTCAGGTGGCTGACCGGGGAAAACAGGCGACCCAGGCGATCGTCCACTTCCGCCAGCGGCTGAACCAGGTTCTGCCAGCTGTAAGGCGCGCCCTGCGCAACCACGCTTTCCACCGCCGCACGGCAGTCGTCCAGCGCTTGAGTCACGGCCGGAACAACATGTTCAGGTTTGATGGCGGAAAACGGCGGCAGCTCAAAAGAGGTCAGTAAAGGATTGGTCATAAGCGCGTTCCTGATTAAAAGGGAGAGAGAAGCGCTCAAGCGGCGCTTTGTGCATGGAGTCTAGCATGGGGTTAAGTGTAGCGAATTTCAATCCCGGGCGTTGCGCTGGGCTTGCCAGGAAAAGGGGCAGCAGGCGCTGCCCCGAAAGGGAAATCAGTGGGATTTCTGCGCCATGGCGTAGGCTGCAGGCAGGTTCAGGCGCTGCCAGAACTGCTGGTCTGCCGTCGTACCGGACAGAGGATAACCCGCAGGCAGCGCGGTTTTCACCATCAAGTCGCGGCGCTGGGCGGTGGACAGCTTAGGCAGCGCCGCTTCCAGCAGGACTTCCGCCCCTTGCGGCACTTTCAGGGCTTGCTTCTCGCCCTTCTGCTGCGGCAGGTCGTAGGTCATGGTGAAGCGGTACAGTTCTTTCATCGCCGGGGCGCGGTACGGATCGTCTTTTGCGGAAGATTTCGCACATTCAGCCAAAGTGGTCCCGCACTCTTTTTCCAGCGCGGTACGCAGCTGATCGCGAGCTTCGTTAAACAATGTGCGGTATTTCGGGTCGTTCAGGTAGTTAGCGACATTACGCTGCGCCACCATGCGGGAGCCCATCACGTCCAGCGGGTAATGCACGCCCAGCACAATGCGCGAGTAACCGTAGCGCGCGCCGC
This Klebsiella michiganensis DNA region includes the following protein-coding sequences:
- a CDS encoding phosphate transporter PitA (involved in the transport of inorganic phosphate), whose translation is MLHLFAGLDLHTGLLLLLALAFVLFYEAINGFHDTANAVATVIYTRAMRSQLAVAMAALFNFFGVLLGGLSVAYAIVHMLPTDLLLNVGSSHGLAMVFSMLLAAIIWNLGTWYFGLPASSSHTLIGAIIGIGLTNALLTGTSVVDALNIPKVMGIFASLILSPIVGLVIAGGLIFLLRRYWSNTKKKQRIHLTPAEREKQDGKKKPPFWTRIALILSAIGVSFSHGANDGQKGIGLIMLVLIGVAPAGFVVNMNASGYEITRTRDAVNNVETYFQQHPDLLQKATGSEQLIPSPEAGATEPAQFHCHPANAITALDRAKLMLTDIESYDKLSIEQRSQLRRIMLCISDTTDKVAKLPEVNADDQRLLKKLKGDMLSTIEYAPVWIILAVALALGIGTMIGWRRVATTIGEKIGKKGMTYAQGMSAQMTAAVSIGLASYTGMPVSTTHVLSSSVAGTMIVDGGGLQRKTVTNILMAWIFTLPASILLSGGLYWIALRFV
- a CDS encoding universal stress protein UspB (ppGpp-dependent, membrane associated, stress protein produced under conditions of nutrient deprivation, osmotic shock and oxidative stress) — its product is MISTVALFWALCVVCVVNMARYYSSLRALLVVLRGCDPLLYQYVDGGGFFTSHGQPSKQVRLVRYIYGQRYVDHHDEEFIRRCERLRRQFILTSSLCGLVVISLIGLIIWH
- a CDS encoding universal stress global response regulator UspA (involved in resistance to DNA-damaging agents), which gives rise to MAYKHILIAVDLSPESKVLVEKAVSMARPYNAKVSLIHVDVNYSDLYTGLIDVNLGDMQKRISEETHHALTELSTGAGYPITETLSGSGDLGQVLVDAIKKYDMDLVVCGHHQDFWSKLMSSARQLINTVHVDMLIVPLRDEEDE
- a CDS encoding methyltransferase (predicted SAM-dependent methyltransferase); its protein translation is MKICLLTEAGADSGALSVLSSRWQLEHDAEALMALVLTPERLELRKRDEPKLGGIFVDFVSGAMAHRRKFGGGRGEAVAKAVGVKGSYLPDVVDATAGLGRDAFVLASVGCRVRMLERNPVVAALLDDGLRRGYEDPEIGGWLQERLQLIHASSLTALSDITPRPDVVYLDPMFPHKQKSALVKKEMRVFQSLVGPDEDADGLLAPARALAKKRVVVKRPDYAPPLAEVATQNAVVTKGHRFDIYAGTPE
- a CDS encoding oligopeptidase A, whose product is MTNPLLTSFELPPFSAIKPEHVVPAVTQALDDCRAAVESVVAQGAPYSWQNLVQPLAEVDDRLGRLFSPVSHLNSVQNSPELREAYEQTLPLLSEYSTWVGQHEGLYNAYRDLRDGANYASLSIAEKKAVDNALRDFELSGIGLPKDKQQRYGEISARLSELGSTYSNNVLDATMGWSKLITDEAELAGMPESALAAARAQAEAKEQAGWLLTLDIPSYLPVLTYCDNRALREEMYRAYSTRASDQGPNAGKWDNTPVMEEILALRHELAQLLGFGNYAEKSLATKMAENPQQVLEFLSDLAKRARPQGEAELAQLRAYAKEHYGVEELEPWDITWYSEKQKQHLYSISDEQLRPYFPEERAVNGLFEVVKRIYGITAKERKDIDVWHPDVRFFELYDDQGELRGSFYLDLYAREHKRGGAWMDDCVGKMRRADGSLQKPVAYLTCNFNRPVNGKPALFTHDEVITLFHEFGHGLHHMLTKIETAGVSGINGVPWDAVELPSQFMENWCWEPEALAFISGHYETGESLPVELLEKMLAAKNYQAALFILRQLEFGLFDFRLHAEFNPEQGAKVLQTLADIKKQVAVVPGPSWGRFPHAFSHIFAGGYAAGYYSYLWADVLAADAFSRFEEEGIFNRETGQSFLDNILTRGGSEEPMELFKRFRGREPQLDAMLDHYGIQG